The genomic stretch AAAGGGGAAAACGTCCTCCATTACTTTCGGGAAAAAAAACTTCCGGTCTTTCATATTCAGCACGTATCGACAAGAAAAGGGGCGACTTTCTTTTTTCCCGGTACTCCCGGAGTAGAATTTCATTCCAGTCATACTCCGATCGCAGGAGAAAGCGTGATCGTAAAACATACGGTAAATCCGTTTCTGAATACGAATCTTTTGAAAGAATTACAGGAGAAAAATGTGAGACGTCTGGTGATCTTCGGAATGATGACTCACATGGTCGTAGATTCAACGGTCCGGGCCGCCTTCGACCTCGGATACAAGGATATCGTGGTCATTTCGGATGCGTCCGCAACCCGGGCCTTAAAATTTGAATCAAATTCTATCCCTGCCGAACAAATACACGGAGCTTTTTTATCAGCACTAGGTTATATCTTTGCAAAGATTTCGACAGCCTCTGAATTCTTAAAAGAGGAAGCGGATCGGAACCAGTAGAAATAGTTTTATTCTAAATCCTACTAGCAATGTTTTCAATAGTCGGTTTATTATTTTAAACCGACTGTGACGTATTGTATTTTTATAATGAATTTTCCCTTGAATCAAATTGGAATCATTATTTTAGAATCTACTTTCTTGATTGATCAATTCGAATTCCGTATTTTCTTTCGAACTCTGTCGTTTTATATCACTGCTTCTCCTCTTTGTGATTGGGCTCCAAATCTAGAAATAGCATATCAGGTTCACGGCGATAGACTCTGATTCTCTCGCCATCAGTGCATTTCCAAAGATCGAAATCCTATTCTCAGAAGGTTCCGGTTACGGGTATCCGTTCGGGAAGCCGATCGCTGATAAACCGTTGTAGACTCTACAAACGCATAGGCTGAAAAACAAAATCCCGCAAAGGATTGGAACAGGGGATCACCGCATAATTAAAAAAGTAATGCATTTTTAGATTCTTTCAATCGGATAATCGTCAACTTCTCAAGGCGAGGAGTCGGTCATTCTACTAACTTTGGAATAACCTAACAAAGATTTTGTTAGAAATTATTTTACAGAGAAACGAGTCCATGTTTTTTTTGGTAGAATGGTTCAAACCAGGA from Leptospira stimsonii encodes the following:
- a CDS encoding cysteine hydrolase family protein, which produces MKKYVKTQIAFFLLLVWNCSPQTNLRVSAPPASVTTALLILDVQMDFFPGGKFELDGASKAASKGENVLHYFREKKLPVFHIQHVSTRKGATFFFPGTPGVEFHSSHTPIAGESVIVKHTVNPFLNTNLLKELQEKNVRRLVIFGMMTHMVVDSTVRAAFDLGYKDIVVISDASATRALKFESNSIPAEQIHGAFLSALGYIFAKISTASEFLKEEADRNQ